Part of the Sodalinema gerasimenkoae IPPAS B-353 genome is shown below.
CGGCATCGCCCATGAAGAAGTCTACACCCAAGAAATGGAGAACTCCGACTACACCAGCAACCCCGTCAATCGTTGCTACTTCTGCAAAAGCGAACTCCATGATACCCTCAAACCCCTCGCCCTTCAACGGGGCTATCCCTATGTCGTCGATGGAGTCAACGCCGATGACTTGCAAGATTATCGCCCCGGAATCCAAGCCGCCAAAGAACGGGGTGCGCGATCGCCTCTAGCGGAGGTAGGAATCAGCAAAGCCGAAGTCCGTCAACTCTCCCAACATCTGGGACTTCCCTGGTGGGATAAACCCTCTCAACCTTGTCTCTCCTCCCGTTTCCCCTATGGCGAAGAAATCACCGTCGAGAAACTGCGGCGCGTGGGACGGGCCGAAGTCTATCTGCGACAACTCGGATGGCAAAACTTGCGAGTCCGTTCCCAAGGGGATACCGCTCGCATCGAACTTCCGCCAGAGTTGATTCAAGACTTTGTTCTCAAGAGTGACTTAGCCCAAGTGGTGACGAAACTGCAAGAATTGGGATTTCTCTTTGTCACCCTGGATCTCGAAGGCTATCAAAGTGGCAAACTCAATCGCGTCTTAGAACGTCAAGCGGTGACCGTTTAGGGGATAGACGGACAACGCGGTAAAGTGTTGAGGACATCTATGCTATCCATCGGAGGATTTTAACATGAGTGATGATGCCGTCACCCTAATGAAACAACAGGTCGGGAAAGCCGCCGCCGATCGCGTCCAATCGGGAACCATCGTCGGACTCGGAACCGGATCAACCACCGCCTACGCCATCCAATATATTGGCGAACGGCTGCAAAAGGGAGAACTCAAGGATATTAAAGGGATTCCTACCTCCTTCCAAGCCTCGGTGTTGGCCAAGAAATACGGGATTCCCCTCACCAGTCTTGATGAAGTTGATCGCATTGACGTGGCGATCGATGGCGCCGATGAAGTCGACCCCCAAAAACAACTGATTAAAGGCGGTGGCGCGGCCCATACTCGCGAAAAAATTGTAGACTCTCTCGCCGAACAGTTTATCGTTGTGGTGGACTCGTCTAAGTTAGTCGAGAAATTAGGCTTAGGCTTTTTGCTTCCGGTGGAAGTCATCCCCATGGCCATGACTCCGGTGATGCGCGCCATTCAAGGCCTCGGCGGTGAACCCACGTTACGGATGGGAGTCAAGAAAGCTGGCCCCGTCGTCACCGATGAAGGAAATCTGGTGATTGATGTCAAGTTCCCCAATGGAATTGAGAATCCGGCGGAGTTGGAGAAAACCCTCAATAATATCCCTGGGGTGTTGGAAAATGGTTTATTTGTCGATACCGCTGATGTGATTCTCGTCGGTGAAGTAAAAGACGGCCAGCCTAGCGTTCGCGAAGCGTAGAGAACCCCTTCAGTCACAGAGGACACGGAGAGGAATTTGTAGGGGCGAACAATTGTTCGCCCCCACGAATTTACATTATTTGTTGGGTTGGGGAGTCATGCGCAGGTAGGGTTTGATTTCTTCGACTCCTTTGGGAAATTGTTTTTTGGCATCTTCCGTGGCGATTTTGGGGGAAACCACACAATCATCGCCATCGGTCCAGTTGACGGGGGTGGCCACTTGGTAGTTATCCGTCAGTTGTAAGGAATCGATGACACGTAGGATTTCTTGGAAGTTGCGTCCGGTACTGGGGGGATAGGTAATCGTCAGACGCAATTTTTTGTTGGGATCGATGACAAACACCGTGCGCACCGTCACCTTAGCATCGGCTTTGGGGTGAATCATCCCGTACAAATCTGAGACTTTGCGGTCTGCGTCGGCCAAAATGGGATAGTTAACGGCAGTTCCTTGGGTCTCCTCGATGTCACCAATCCAGCCTTTGTGAGAGTCGCTGTCATCAACGCTGAGGGCGATGACTTTGGCGTTGCGTTTTTCAAATTCTCCTTTCAGTTTGGCGACTTCCCCGAGTTCGGTGGTGCAAACGGGGGTATAGTCGGCGGGGTGGGAGAATAACACCACCCAGCTATCGCCGGCCCACTCATGGAAGTTGATGGTTCCTGCGGAGGAATCCTGGGTAAAGTCGGGGGCGATGTCTCCGAGTTGTAGGGTCATAAACCAAGCTCCTATGGATGTTCTTACAGGGTATCCTAGGTTTGATTGTAGTGGCGATCGCCCCCTCTATACTCCGGTTTTCCAGTCGGGTTTACGGTGAATAAAAATCTTAGTCTTGACCACTCCAATATTCCGGGGGGAGGGGATCGTTGAAATCGTCAGATATCCAAACTTTACCCCGATGGAGGCCAGCGACGCGGGGTTTCTTCGATCGCGGCTGTGGTTTGGGATATTTCTGGGCCAGAAACTCGATATAGTCTAGGATCTGTTGCTGTTGCGTCTCGGGTAAGTCTTGGAGTTTCTCCAGAATCGTCTCAGAGAGGGAATTGGCGGTGTCAGTGCTGGAGGGGGTCATGGGAAACCTGGAACGCCTACGCTGATAGTCTAGCAAACCCCAATCTGGGGCGGGTGTCGAGGGTGTGGGCGATCTTAAGGTCATTGCCGGGCGATTCAAGAACCGGTCTTGGTCTGGAACGAACCGAGCAACTGACCTATAATGGGGAAATTAGATTTTCCTCACCTCAAGCTCCTCCCATGTTTCAAGGTCTTTATTTCTTAATTAAGGCAATTGAGCCATTTTTGGTGCCGATTTGCTTCCTAAGTGCTTGGGCGATTCTTCTAATGCTATTGGGGAACCTCTTGGCGGCCGTCC
Proteins encoded:
- a CDS encoding peroxiredoxin, translated to MTLQLGDIAPDFTQDSSAGTINFHEWAGDSWVVLFSHPADYTPVCTTELGEVAKLKGEFEKRNAKVIALSVDDSDSHKGWIGDIEETQGTAVNYPILADADRKVSDLYGMIHPKADAKVTVRTVFVIDPNKKLRLTITYPPSTGRNFQEILRVIDSLQLTDNYQVATPVNWTDGDDCVVSPKIATEDAKKQFPKGVEEIKPYLRMTPQPNK
- the vapB gene encoding type II toxin-antitoxin system VapB family antitoxin — protein: MTPSSTDTANSLSETILEKLQDLPETQQQQILDYIEFLAQKYPKPQPRSKKPRVAGLHRGKVWISDDFNDPLPPEYWSGQD
- the rpiA gene encoding ribose-5-phosphate isomerase RpiA; translation: MSDDAVTLMKQQVGKAAADRVQSGTIVGLGTGSTTAYAIQYIGERLQKGELKDIKGIPTSFQASVLAKKYGIPLTSLDEVDRIDVAIDGADEVDPQKQLIKGGGAAHTREKIVDSLAEQFIVVVDSSKLVEKLGLGFLLPVEVIPMAMTPVMRAIQGLGGEPTLRMGVKKAGPVVTDEGNLVIDVKFPNGIENPAELEKTLNNIPGVLENGLFVDTADVILVGEVKDGQPSVREA
- the larE gene encoding ATP-dependent sacrificial sulfur transferase LarE; translation: MVMQKLDRLQDVFQHMDRALIAYSGGIDSTLVAKVAYDVLGDRALAITAVSPSLLPEDLEDARIQAASIGIAHEEVYTQEMENSDYTSNPVNRCYFCKSELHDTLKPLALQRGYPYVVDGVNADDLQDYRPGIQAAKERGARSPLAEVGISKAEVRQLSQHLGLPWWDKPSQPCLSSRFPYGEEITVEKLRRVGRAEVYLRQLGWQNLRVRSQGDTARIELPPELIQDFVLKSDLAQVVTKLQELGFLFVTLDLEGYQSGKLNRVLERQAVTV